The sequence TCCACACCGACTCGATCACCGAGGCGACCGGCCTGGACCCGTCACTGTTCCCCGTCACCTTCCCCGAGCTCGGCAACGTCGGGCCGGCGTCCCTGCCGATCACCCTGGCCCGGGAGGTGGACCAGCTGTCGGCCGGCGACAAGGTGCTCTGCATGGGCGTCGGCTCCGGGCTCAACACCGCCATGCTGGAGATCGCCTGGTGAGGATCCCCGCCGCCCCAGCCACCCTGCCGGCCGACTCCGCCTCCGTCCCCCTCCCCGGCTGGGACCCCGCCTGGAGCGCCCTGGTGCCGATCGCCACCGTTGACGGCCAGCGGACCCTGCACGTGCTGGACACCGGGGACGTGTTGGCCCAGGCCGGCGTGGAGCCGGACGGCACCATCCTGGCCGTGCACGGCAACCCGACCTGGTCCTACCTGTGGCGCTCCCTGGCCGCCGCGACGGTCCGCGCCGCCCTGCAGGGCGAGGGCCCCGTGTGGCGCGTGGTCGCCCCGGACCAGCTGGACATGGGCTTCTCCGAGCGCTTGCCGCACGGGTCCCTCCCCCGACCTGCGGCTGCGGCCGGCACCCCGGATCCGGTGTCCGCGAACGACGCCGGCTACCGCACCCTGGGCGGCCGTCTCGCCGACCTCGATGCCCTCGTCACCGCCCTCGGACTCGACGTCCAGGCCCGCGCCGGCCACCCGCTGCTGACCCTGGGCCACGACTGGGGCGGCGTCGTCTCCCTCGGCTGGGCCGGCCGCCACCAGGACCTGGTGGCCGCCGCGATGACCCTCAACACCGCCCTCCACCACGACGAGTCCCAGCCGATCCCGGTCCCCCTGCAGGCGGCCCTCGCCGGCCCGCTGCTGCCCGGCTCCACCGTCGTGACCGATGCCTTCCTGCGGGTGACGACGGCACTCGGTCATCCCGGCCTGGACCGCGAACTCAAGGCCGCCTATCACGCTCCCTACACGTCTGCGGAGCGCCGGGGTGGGATCGGCGGCTTCGTCGCGGACATCCCTGTGGGACCGCAGCACGCCTCTCATCCGGAACTGCGCCGAGTGGCCGACTCCGTGGCCACCTTCACCCGACCGGCCCTGCTGCTGTGGGGCCCGAAGGACCCGGTGTTCCTGGACCGGTACCAGGCTGACCTGTTGCAGCGGCTCCCCCAGGCCGACCTGCACCGGTTCGAGACCGCCGGGCACCTGCTGGCGGAGGACGTGGACATCGCCACCCCAATCCTGCGGTGGGCTGGACAGGTGCTCGACGGCACCGCCCGCACCCGGGTCCTCCATGCCGGCGTCGGCAACGGCTCCGCCACCGACACCAACGAGGCTGAAGGTGAGGGTGAGGCTCGGTCCGCCGTGGGCTCCGGCACCGCGACCGGCCACTGGAATGAGACCACCGGCCGACCGCTGTGGTCCTACCTGGACGACTGGCGTGACAGTTCCGCCCCGGCCCTCGTGGACATGGCCGGGGACGACCAGACACCGCTGAGCTGGAACCGCCTGTCCAGCGTCGTGGACGCCATCGCCACCGGCCTCGTCGCCCGCGGAGTCCGCCCCGGGGACCGGATCTCCATGATGGTCACCCCCGGACGGGACCTCACCGCTGCCCTGTATGCGGCACTGAAGATCGGTGCCGTCGTGGTGGTCGCCGATGCCGGTCTGGGCGTGGCCGGCATGACCCGCGCCGTGCGGGCGGCACGGCCGGACTGGGTCATCGGCAAGGTCCCCGGACTCGCCGTCGCCCGGTCCCAGCGTTGGCCGGGACGCCGCCTCTCCGTCTCCACGCTGCCCACGCCCCTGGCCCGAGCCCTCGGCGTGGAAGACAGTCTCTACCGGATGGCCCACGACCATGACGGGAGCCGGTTCTCGGGCCCGCGGCACGCGGACGGCACCGTCCACGTGCCCGCCCCCACCGATCCGGCCGCCATCCTCTACACCTCCGGCTCCACGGGACCGGCCAAGGGCGTCCTCTACACACACGGCCGCCTCTCGGCGCTGGCCGGACTGCTGCAGGACGTCTTCCACGTCCGGCCCGGCTCCTCCCTGCTGGCCGGGTTCGCCCCCTTCGCCCTACTGGGGCCGGCCATCGGCGCCACCTCGGTCACCCCGGACATGTCCGTGACCCGACCCGCCAGCCTCACGGCGCGGGCCGTCGCCGAGGCCGCCCGGGCCGGTCATGCCACCATCCTCTTCGCTTCTCCTGCCGCGTTGCGCAACGTCGTGGCGACCGCTGGTCAGCTCGGACCGGAGGACCACGCCGTGCTCGGCCGCATCGACCTGGTGCTGTCCGCCGGCGCCCCGGTCTACCCCCAGCTGATGGCCCAGGTGGCCGACCTCTTCCCCCGGGCCGAGTTCCACTCGCCCTACGGCATGACCGAGGCCCTCCTGCTGGCGGACATCGACCGGAACGCGATCACCGAGCTCTCGGCCCAGGCCGTGGATCCCACGGCGGACGCGAGCACGCCGGATAACGGCGTGTGCGTGGGCCACCCCGTGGGCCCCGTGCGCATCGCCATCGACCCGCTGGACGCCGACGGCAACCCGACTGGGACGCTCCTTGAGGGCCCCGACGCCGCCGGAATCCTGGGCGAGGTCGTCATCTCGGCCCCGCACCAGAAGTCGGGTTATGACCGGCTGTGGCTGACCGACTCCCTGAGCAGGCGGGACACCAAGGACGGGCTGGACTGGCACCGCACCCAGGACGTGGGCCACCTGGATAGCGCCGGCCGGCTCTGGATCGAGGGCCGCCTCCAGCATGTGGCCATCACGGCCGCCGGGCCCGTGGCGCCCGGTGGCCCCGAGGCGCGCATCGACGCCCTCGACGGCGTGTCCCGATCGGCAGTCGTCGGGGTGGGCCCCCGGGGCACCCAGGCCGTCGTCGCCGTCGTCGAGGTCTCCGCGCCGGACCGTGCCCGGACGACCCGCCCCGGACTGGCCCCCAGCGAGCTGACGGCGTCCGTGCGGGCTGCCGCAGCGCCGATTCCCGTGGCGGCGGTGCTCGTGACGGACCGAGTCCCCGTGGACATCCGTCACAACTCAAAGATCGACCGCACCCGGATCGCCCAGTGGGCCGAGCGGGTCCTGTCCGGCGGCAAGGTGGGCACCCCATGAAGGCCGCACCGCCTCTCCGCGTCCTCGTCACCGGCGCCTCCGGCCTCCTGGGATCGGGGGTGGCGCGCCGCCTCGTGGAGTCCGGCGCCGACGTCGTGACCCTGCAGCGCCGCCCCTCCGGGGTGGCCGGCGCCCGTGACGTCCTCGGCACGGTCACCGATGCCGCGGCCGTCGAGCGGGCCATGTCCGGCCGGGACACAGTGGTCCACGTGGCGGCCAAGGTCTCCGTCTCCGGACCCGCCCAGGAGTTCGAGCAGGTCAATATCGGGGGCACGGCGACCGTCCTGGAGTCCGCCCGCCGGGCGGGTGCCGAGCGATTCGTCCACATCTCCTCGCCGTCCGTGGCCCATGCCGGGACGTCGATCGTCGGCGAAGGTGCCGGGCCGGCGGACCCGGACCGCGCGCGCGGCCACTACGCCCGCACCAAGGCCGCCGGGGAACTGCTGGCCCTGGCTGCGGACGGCGCGGATCTGCGCGTGCTCGCCCTGCGCCCGCACCTGATGTGGGGACCCGGGGACACGCAGCTGACCGAACGCATCATCGACCGCGCCCGGGCCGGCCGCATGCCGCTGCTCGGGCCGGCCGCCGCCCTGATTGACACCCTGTACTCGGATAACGCCGTGGACGCCGTGGTGGCTGCCGTCGCCGCCGTGGACCGGGTCCACGGGGAGGCACTCGTGGTCACCAACGGAGAGCCCCGCCCGGTGGGCGAGCTCATCCGGGGTCTGGCCACGGCCGGTGGTGCCCCCGAGCCCCGGCTGCGGATCCCCGGTGGCCTCGCCCGCCGCGCCGGTGCCGTCATCGAACGGATCTGGGAGGCGGCCGATCTCGGCCGGGACGGGGACGAGCCCCCGCTGACGCGGTTCCTGGCCGAACAGCTCTCCACGGCGCATTGGTTCGACCAGCGCCGCACCCGGGCGAAGCTGGACTGGGTGCCTGCCGTGTCCATCGACCGCGGGCTGGAGTTGCTGGCCGCGCACTACCGACGACGGTAGGCTCTAACGCCGCACGGCGCTGAGATGGCACTCGGGATACTCGTGGCCCTGGTCAGGGCAGACGATGGCCCGCCACGTTTCGGCGAAGCCGGCCTCGTCCAGTGCCTGGGCCAACGACGACGGATTCCATCGCCAGGCCCGGGCCACCGCGTGCGGGAACTCCTCCACGTCCTGCCCGGACTCCAACAGTCCCTGGAACACCAGGAGCACCTGGCAGCCGGGCTCCGTGTGCGCCGCCCAGGACTGCAGGACCGCCGGAACCTGTTCGGGTGGAACGTGGATCAGGCTGAACCGGGCCAGGATCCCGCTGACGGGACCGGCGGCGCGCACCACCGGGTCGGCGGCGGGAAAGTGGGCGTCCCCTGTGATCCAGGTGCGCTGCGGATAGCGCTTCCGCGCGATCTCCAGCATCCGGGCCGAGGGGTCCACGCCGATCGTGTTGAAGCCGCGGAAGGCCAGCTCGACGGTGACATGGCCGGTGCCGCAGCCCAGATCCAGGATGGTCCCGCCGCGGGGCAGCGCGTCAGCGAAGGCGTCCACGGAGTGCCGGTCCAGCGGCCGCTGCCAGGGGCCCGGGAAGGTCCGGTCGTACAGCTCCGCCAGGGCATCGTAGCCGGGCTGGCGGGGCCAGGGTTCGGACGTCACCTCAGGTGTCGATACGGTCGAGGTCGAGTTCGCTGGCACCGGAGATGATGAAGTCCTTGCGCGGTGCCACATTGGAGCCCATCAACAGGTCGAAGACGTGTTCTGCCCGCTGCAAGGCCTCCTCCGCCTCGGGGATGGTGACCCGGCGGAGCATCCGCACGCGCGGGTCCATGGTGGTGTCCGCCAGCTGGTCCGCGTCCATCTCCCCCAGGCCCTTGTACCGCTGGATCGGTTCCTTGTAGTTCTTGCCCTCCTTCTGAAGACGGGCCAGCAGGACGTGCAGCTCGTTCTCCGAGTAGGTGTAGACCACCTCGTTGGCCTTGCTGCCGGAGTGGATGATCTCCACCCGGTGCAGGGGCGGCACGGCGGCGAACACGCGTCCCTGTTCGACCATGGGGCGCATGTAGCGGAAGAACAGGGTGAGCAGCAGGGTGCGGATATGCGCGCCGTCCACATCCGCATCCGTCATCAGGATGACCTTGCCGTACCGCGCGGAGGACAGGTCGAAACTGCGGCCGGCACCACCGCCGACCACCTGGATCAGGGCGGCACACTCGGCGTTCGAGAGCATGTCCCCCACGGACGCCTTCTGCACATTGAGGATCTTGCCGCGGATCGGGAACAGGGCCTGGAAGTCCGAGGAGCGGGCCAGCTTGGCCGTGCCGAGGGCGGAGTCACCCTCCACGATGAACAGTTCCGAGGACGCCACATCCGTGGTCCGGCAATCGGCCAGCTTGGCCGGCATGGTGGAGGTCTCCAGGGCGTTCTTGCGCCGCTGGTTCTCCTTGTGCGTCCGGGCCGAGATGCGGGACTTCATCTCCGAGACGACCTTCTCCAGCAGCACCGAAACCTGGTTCTTCTCGTGCTTCTTGGTCGACTTCAGGATCGCGCCGAGCTGCTGCTCGACCACCTTGGCCACGATCTGGCGCACGGCCGGAGTGCCGAGAACCGACTTGGTCTGCCCCTCGAACTGTGGTTCGGCCAGGCGCACCGTCAGCACCGCCGTCATCCCGGCCAGTACGTCGTCCTTCTCCAGCTTGTCGTTGCCGGCCTTGAGCTTGCGGGCATTGGCCTCCACGACCTTGCGGACGGTCTTCAGCAGCGCCTGCTCGAAGCCCGACTGGTGGGTGCCGCCCTTGGGAGTGGAGATGATGTTGACGAACGAGCGCAAGT comes from Citricoccus muralis and encodes:
- a CDS encoding DNA gyrase/topoisomerase IV subunit B, which gives rise to MSRSSEYNARHLSVLEGLEAVRKRPGMYIGSTDSRGLMHCLWEIIDNSVDEALGGYGQSIAVTLHAGGAVEVEDNGRGIPVDIEPRTGLSGVEVVFTKLHAGGKFGGGSYGASGGLHGVGASVVNALSSRLDVQVFRGGKIHQLSFHRGEPGQFTDTGSTARPDAAFTPSADHSPMEIVGKAKRGQTGTRVRYWADEQIFTPDAKFSYEDLQQRARQTAYLIPGLKITLRDERRLPDTPGEMGPHEEVFHYDGGISEFVDHLSSVSPITDVWRLQGSGTFSERVPVLGEDGRSAMQDVERECEVDIALRWDVGYDTHLRSFVNIISTPKGGTHQSGFEQALLKTVRKVVEANARKLKAGNDKLEKDDVLAGMTAVLTVRLAEPQFEGQTKSVLGTPAVRQIVAKVVEQQLGAILKSTKKHEKNQVSVLLEKVVSEMKSRISARTHKENQRRKNALETSTMPAKLADCRTTDVASSELFIVEGDSALGTAKLARSSDFQALFPIRGKILNVQKASVGDMLSNAECAALIQVVGGGAGRSFDLSSARYGKVILMTDADVDGAHIRTLLLTLFFRYMRPMVEQGRVFAAVPPLHRVEIIHSGSKANEVVYTYSENELHVLLARLQKEGKNYKEPIQRYKGLGEMDADQLADTTMDPRVRMLRRVTIPEAEEALQRAEHVFDLLMGSNVAPRKDFIISGASELDLDRIDT
- a CDS encoding alpha/beta fold hydrolase — its product is MRIPAAPATLPADSASVPLPGWDPAWSALVPIATVDGQRTLHVLDTGDVLAQAGVEPDGTILAVHGNPTWSYLWRSLAAATVRAALQGEGPVWRVVAPDQLDMGFSERLPHGSLPRPAAAAGTPDPVSANDAGYRTLGGRLADLDALVTALGLDVQARAGHPLLTLGHDWGGVVSLGWAGRHQDLVAAAMTLNTALHHDESQPIPVPLQAALAGPLLPGSTVVTDAFLRVTTALGHPGLDRELKAAYHAPYTSAERRGGIGGFVADIPVGPQHASHPELRRVADSVATFTRPALLLWGPKDPVFLDRYQADLLQRLPQADLHRFETAGHLLAEDVDIATPILRWAGQVLDGTARTRVLHAGVGNGSATDTNEAEGEGEARSAVGSGTATGHWNETTGRPLWSYLDDWRDSSAPALVDMAGDDQTPLSWNRLSSVVDAIATGLVARGVRPGDRISMMVTPGRDLTAALYAALKIGAVVVVADAGLGVAGMTRAVRAARPDWVIGKVPGLAVARSQRWPGRRLSVSTLPTPLARALGVEDSLYRMAHDHDGSRFSGPRHADGTVHVPAPTDPAAILYTSGSTGPAKGVLYTHGRLSALAGLLQDVFHVRPGSSLLAGFAPFALLGPAIGATSVTPDMSVTRPASLTARAVAEAARAGHATILFASPAALRNVVATAGQLGPEDHAVLGRIDLVLSAGAPVYPQLMAQVADLFPRAEFHSPYGMTEALLLADIDRNAITELSAQAVDPTADASTPDNGVCVGHPVGPVRIAIDPLDADGNPTGTLLEGPDAAGILGEVVISAPHQKSGYDRLWLTDSLSRRDTKDGLDWHRTQDVGHLDSAGRLWIEGRLQHVAITAAGPVAPGGPEARIDALDGVSRSAVVGVGPRGTQAVVAVVEVSAPDRARTTRPGLAPSELTASVRAAAAPIPVAAVLVTDRVPVDIRHNSKIDRTRIAQWAERVLSGGKVGTP
- a CDS encoding NAD-dependent epimerase/dehydratase family protein, coding for MKAAPPLRVLVTGASGLLGSGVARRLVESGADVVTLQRRPSGVAGARDVLGTVTDAAAVERAMSGRDTVVHVAAKVSVSGPAQEFEQVNIGGTATVLESARRAGAERFVHISSPSVAHAGTSIVGEGAGPADPDRARGHYARTKAAGELLALAADGADLRVLALRPHLMWGPGDTQLTERIIDRARAGRMPLLGPAAALIDTLYSDNAVDAVVAAVAAVDRVHGEALVVTNGEPRPVGELIRGLATAGGAPEPRLRIPGGLARRAGAVIERIWEAADLGRDGDEPPLTRFLAEQLSTAHWFDQRRTRAKLDWVPAVSIDRGLELLAAHYRRR
- a CDS encoding class I SAM-dependent DNA methyltransferase produces the protein MTSEPWPRQPGYDALAELYDRTFPGPWQRPLDRHSVDAFADALPRGGTILDLGCGTGHVTVELAFRGFNTIGVDPSARMLEIARKRYPQRTWITGDAHFPAADPVVRAAGPVSGILARFSLIHVPPEQVPAVLQSWAAHTEPGCQVLLVFQGLLESGQDVEEFPHAVARAWRWNPSSLAQALDEAGFAETWRAIVCPDQGHEYPECHLSAVRR